CATCGGACCCTGTTCCAGGCTCTTTATGCCATCCCAGTTCCAGCGATCGCTGGTGGAACACCACCTACGCGACCCTCCCACCCCACACCGCACCTATCACACATAGCGCAGGCTGGTCGCCCAGACAAAGGAACGTTGCAGCTAACAGTGAACAGGCAGCACCCATTCCAGACTGGGCAGTGTGCAGACCCAGCTCACACGAAAGCCGCCGCCACAACACTGTGACAGCGGCTTGCATGGTTACCTGCCAAGCGTGATACCTGGCAAAACCCTTATCGGGTGCACACAGCCAAGCGCTGCAGATCCCCGCCAGTGGAGCAACGATCAGTGACGCCATACGTTGCGCAGCGCAAGCACTGCGGCGCTCACTACTGCACCAGCAGCGAAACCGGTGGAAACCAGCGAGGATTTATCCCGCATCCGATCGACAGGATCAACTTCGTTGCGCACCCGAATCACAGCCGGTTCGGGAGCGGGAACCTTCGAGCGTGCCAGCGACTCGTCGGTGGTTGCAGTCCAGGCGCAGCAATAGAGCAAAATACGCCACACAAAATAGAACAGCACCATCACACCAATGATCGGACCGAAGGTTGCACCTGCTGGGTTATTCAACGCATTAGAGAAGAACAACGACCCGATCTGTTTGAAAATTTCGAAGGCTACCGCGCCAATGGCCGCCCCCTTTGCCGCAGACCGCCACGGCACATCGGTGCGCGGCAAATATTTCAACAGCCACAAAAAGACAAGGTAGTTCGCAATCAAACCGATAGCGATAGCCACGACTTGGGTGATGACATCAATACCGGGGATCTGTTCCAAACCGAGGAACTCCAAAACGTAGCGGGTCAACCCGGAGGATCCGACCGCGGTAATACCAAAGG
The Corynebacterium choanae DNA segment above includes these coding regions:
- a CDS encoding YhjD/YihY/BrkB family envelope integrity protein produces the protein MAVSTKPDSKHTDEYGIERTHEDEPGKIAELREKWGWFDHLMLMQERYAKMGGNQYAAGITYFSVLSMFPILMLLFAGAAFALVNDPDTLRQIQDEITKTVNGTVGDTLNEVIDTAIEQRSAIAGIGGLTALWSGLSWMNHLRYGASKMWKANPIAGGFVGRKLMDLVGLLMLLVALIIAFGITAVGSSGLTRYVLEFLGLEQIPGIDVITQVVAIAIGLIANYLVFLWLLKYLPRTDVPWRSAAKGAAIGAVAFEIFKQIGSLFFSNALNNPAGATFGPIIGVMVLFYFVWRILLYCCAWTATTDESLARSKVPAPEPAVIRVRNEVDPVDRMRDKSSLVSTGFAAGAVVSAAVLALRNVWRH